From Streptomyces griseorubiginosus, one genomic window encodes:
- a CDS encoding PDZ domain-containing protein, producing the protein MLSRLTRPQAVAVCALPVVALIATALFAPLPFALAQPGMTANVLGDNQGTPVITISGAPVRATSGQLRMTTIEATGPDTHVSLGDVFDSWFRKDRAVMPHDAVYPSGQSDKEIEQHNTEQMRESQDAATEAALTYLKLSDKKVKVTLRLADVGGPSAGLLFTLGIIDKLDGDGAGGDLTGGRTVAGTGTIDADGTVGAVGGVALKTQAAKRDGATVFLVPKAECADAKGELPKGLRLVPVTSLKGAVSALTALESGKGSVPAC; encoded by the coding sequence GTGCTCTCTCGCCTCACGCGCCCCCAGGCCGTCGCCGTCTGTGCCCTGCCCGTCGTGGCGCTGATCGCCACGGCCCTCTTCGCGCCGCTGCCGTTCGCGCTGGCGCAGCCCGGCATGACGGCGAACGTCCTCGGCGACAACCAGGGCACCCCGGTGATCACGATCTCCGGCGCGCCGGTGCGGGCGACGAGCGGCCAGCTGCGGATGACGACCATCGAGGCGACCGGCCCGGACACGCACGTCTCGCTCGGGGACGTCTTCGACAGCTGGTTCCGCAAGGACCGTGCCGTCATGCCCCATGACGCCGTCTACCCGAGCGGGCAGAGCGACAAGGAGATCGAGCAGCACAACACCGAGCAGATGCGGGAGTCCCAGGACGCGGCGACCGAGGCGGCGCTGACCTACCTGAAACTGAGCGACAAGAAGGTCAAGGTCACGCTGCGGCTCGCGGACGTCGGCGGGCCGAGCGCGGGGCTGCTGTTCACCCTGGGGATCATCGACAAGCTCGACGGCGACGGGGCCGGGGGGGACCTGACCGGGGGCCGGACCGTCGCCGGGACGGGCACGATCGACGCGGACGGGACGGTCGGCGCGGTGGGCGGCGTGGCGCTGAAGACGCAGGCCGCGAAGCGGGACGGGGCGACGGTGTTCCTGGTCCCGAAGGCGGAGTGCGCCGACGCGAAGGGGGAACTGCCGAAGGGGCTGCGGCTGGTCCCGGTGACCTCGCTGAAGGGCGCGGTGAGCGCGCTGACGGCCCTGGAGAGCGGCAAGGGGTCCGTCCCCGCCTGCTGA